From the genome of Manduca sexta isolate Smith_Timp_Sample1 chromosome 14, JHU_Msex_v1.0, whole genome shotgun sequence, one region includes:
- the LOC115452558 gene encoding uncharacterized protein LOC115452558, translated as MWHSSLWSYLKVEGTELLEWAKCGDSVLSTAPTFLWAAGAAALAQRLLNTLFRRFMFRRVPMWELVLQNLLFIWIVIYSLHFWFVLVKIVKVVVEYCYTEDDNALVPEDVEGCELMKQWVIWMCGVAPLFLFIYTRPRPEAPPLMIWITTSPWQRREMGAYGYYLSRPPALQSASELTPRHQALVERRAFSDSKIVVKTPAKKRRYSKSI; from the exons ATGTGGCACAGCTCGTTATGGAGCTATTTGAAAGTTGAGGGAACCGAG TTGTTAGAATGGGCGAAATGTGGCGACAGCGTGTTGTCCACAGCGCCCACGTTTCTGTGGGCGGCGGGCGCAGCGGCGCTGGCGCAACGGCTGCTCAACACGCTGTTCCGCAGGTTCATGTTCCGGCGAGTGCCCATGTGGGAGTTAGTTTTGCAA aatctGTTGTTCATCTGGATCGTGATATACAGCCTTCATTTCTGGTTTGTGTTGGTGAAGATTGTTAAAGTGGTCGTCGAGTATTGTTATACAGAG GATGATAACGCGCTGGTGCCGGAGGACGTGGAGGGCTGCGAGTTGATGAAGCAATGGGTGATCTGGATGTGCGGAGTCGCGCCCCTTTTTCTGTTCATCTACACCAGACCCAGGCCGGAGGCGCCGCCACTTATGATATG GATAACCACAAGCCCATGGCAGCGGCGGGAGATGGGCGCATACGGGTACTACCTGAGTCGGCCGCCCGCCCTGCAGTCCGCGTCGGAGCTAACCCCACGGCACCAGGCGCTCGTGGAGCGGCGCGCCTTCAGCGACTCCAAGATCGTCGTTAAAACACCCGCCAAGAAAAGACGATATTCTAAAtctatataa
- the LOC115452557 gene encoding uncharacterized protein LOC115452557 encodes MASKTVSFNAHCNLCDSHLESIAKWVSCNGEVWGVGPTAVFASAAALLLYNELEATIFMPGDQAHVSLMEKTLISTMVLGMLALMVHLWVCSMRFFQYYLDTLIRDSPSMLLEMTTAGLLGSQTTDMVPLGPLTRFLRQQQPQIHITVCWFLSLCYADYVRKHYCQRFNMPYLEQWQTQLHERATRNIHHAMQKAHSFVGCVHQRLRGYTSPANNAQRPTCEAHTESGPGKRSQEASAAASRASWGPCSTDPSGKELCVRLVSQSSESTADAIEKLRAYITASRCACCGPPDSAVRSAGAATPQGAE; translated from the exons ATGGCGTCCAAGACTGTGAGCTTCAACGCGCATTGT AACCTATGCGACTCTCACTTGGAGTCGATAGCTAAATGGGTGAGCTGCAACGGCGAGGTGTGGGGCGTGGGCCCCACGGCCGTGTTCGCGAGTGCGGCAGCCCTGCTCCTCTACAACGAGCTTGAGGCGACCATCTTCATGCCGGGGGACCAGGCGCACGTGTCGCTCATGGAGAAGACCTTGATT TCAACAATGGTGCTGGGCATGCTGGCGCTGATGGTCCACCTGTGGGTGTGCTCGATGCGCTTTTTCCAGTACTACCTCGACACGCTCATTAGAGAT AGTCCAAGCATGCTGCTAGAAATGACCACGGCCGGCCTCCTAGGCAGTCAGACGACGGACATGGTGCCGCTGGGCCCGCTCACCAGGTTCCTACGGCAGCAGCAGCCGCAGATCCACATCACGGTCTGCTGGTTCCTATCGCTGTGCTACGCGGACTATGTGAGGAAGCATTACTGCCAGAGGTTCAACATGCCCTATCTGGAGCAGTG GCAAACGCAGCTGCACGAGCGCGCCACGCGCAACATCCACCACGCCATGCAGAAGGCGCACAGCTTCGTCGGCTGCGTGCACCAGCGACTGCGGGGGTACACGAGCCCCGCGAACAACGCCCAGCGCCCGACCTGTGAGGCGCATAC TGAGAGCGGTCCCGGCAAGCGGTCGCAGGAGgccagcgccgccgccagcCGCGCCTCCTGGGGCCCCTGCTCCACCGACCCCTCGGGCAAGGAGCTGTGCGTGCGACTCGTCAGCCAGTCCAGCGAGAGCACCGCAGATGCTATTGAGAAGCTTAGAGCGTATATTACG GCGAGCCGCTGCGCATGTTGCGGTCCTCCAGACTCCGCGGTGCGTAGCGCTGGCGCGGCGACTCCCCAAGGAGCGGAATGA